The Erythrobacter sp. Alg231-14 genome has a segment encoding these proteins:
- a CDS encoding sodium-dependent bicarbonate transport family permease, with the protein MFDTAIQTFSSPVVLFFVLGLLAAFARSDLSIPEPIAKAMSLYLMAAIGIKGGVAVSKSGIDLTVISALGAGIAAGFILPLFAYAVLKGFGRLDRINSGAVAAHYGSISVVTFVTAVEILTGQAREPGGYMVAVMAAMEAPAILAGLLLARGLGSAGGTQTTGEMLHEVFTNSSIVLLLGAFVIGMIAGESRFAAVSPFFETGFKGVLCLFLLDMGLIAARRMMESRSITWRLFVIAIFLPIVNGMAGTVLGVVVGLDAGSSAALGVLCASASYIAVPAAMRLALPEADPGIYLTMSLSITFPFNVLINIGLISAFSAYLTGHAGAMP; encoded by the coding sequence ATGTTCGACACCGCAATTCAGACGTTCTCTTCGCCGGTCGTGCTGTTCTTTGTCCTTGGCTTGTTGGCGGCGTTTGCGCGGTCCGACCTTTCCATTCCAGAACCCATCGCGAAAGCAATGTCGCTGTATTTGATGGCGGCAATTGGGATCAAAGGCGGCGTGGCGGTGTCCAAGTCGGGCATCGATCTAACGGTGATTTCGGCATTGGGTGCAGGCATCGCGGCGGGGTTTATCCTACCCTTGTTCGCCTATGCCGTTTTAAAGGGGTTCGGCCGTTTGGACCGGATCAATTCTGGCGCTGTCGCGGCGCATTATGGTTCGATCAGCGTGGTTACATTCGTCACCGCCGTTGAAATTTTAACCGGTCAAGCACGCGAGCCTGGTGGGTATATGGTCGCGGTCATGGCCGCGATGGAGGCGCCCGCCATCCTCGCTGGTCTATTGTTGGCCCGCGGATTGGGCAGCGCAGGCGGCACACAAACAACCGGCGAGATGTTGCATGAAGTGTTCACCAACTCTTCGATCGTTTTGTTGCTGGGCGCATTTGTAATTGGAATGATTGCCGGCGAAAGCCGGTTTGCCGCCGTAAGCCCCTTTTTCGAAACAGGGTTTAAGGGGGTGTTGTGCCTCTTCCTGCTCGACATGGGGCTGATCGCTGCACGTAGGATGATGGAATCGCGTTCGATCACTTGGCGGCTTTTCGTGATTGCGATCTTCCTTCCGATCGTAAACGGGATGGCGGGCACCGTGTTGGGCGTGGTCGTGGGCCTTGATGCGGGATCGTCCGCAGCGCTTGGCGTGCTGTGCGCCAGCGCCAGTTACATCGCCGTTCCGGCGGCCATGCGTCTTGCCCTACCAGAGGCCGATCCGGGCATTTACCTCACAATGTCTTTAAGCATCACATTCCCGTTTAACGTTCTGATCAACATTGGTCTGATCAGCGCATTTTCCGCTTATCTCACCGGCCACGCAGGAGCGATGCCATGA
- a CDS encoding bifunctional 2-C-methyl-D-erythritol 4-phosphate cytidylyltransferase/2-C-methyl-D-erythritol 2,4-cyclodiphosphate synthase, which yields MEGHIPLPPFAALVVAAGKGLRVGGDVPKQFRSWRGRSLLAHSVETLLSVGANPLIVVIGADALGEATIALEGLSGFAFATGGATRQDSVRAGLEAMADASPDKVLIHDAARPDLPVAVIERLLSALDTHSGAIPTLPVVDSLAIASPTQTMAGKAEREALRRVQTPQAFRYRDILAAHQFWAGPTNAGDDAQVLVEADKGSDAAHATSIAGSVALVQGDERLKKVTFAEDLMEANSIPQFRIGQGYDVHRLVAGEELWLCGIQLDYDKGLAGHSDADVALHAITDAVLGGVGDGDIGTHFPPSDPQWAGARSGQFLEHAVKLASDAGYRVGNIDLTIICEAPKIGPHRPAMRAEVARLSGVPENAVSIKATTTEKLGFTGRGEGIAAQAIVGLLRKS from the coding sequence ATGGAAGGTCACATCCCCCTCCCCCCATTTGCGGCCCTCGTTGTCGCCGCTGGTAAGGGTTTGCGCGTGGGCGGCGATGTCCCCAAACAATTCCGCTCGTGGCGCGGCCGCTCTTTGTTGGCCCACTCGGTTGAGACATTGTTGTCTGTTGGCGCGAACCCATTAATTGTTGTCATTGGCGCGGACGCGCTTGGCGAAGCCACAATTGCGTTGGAAGGGTTGAGCGGGTTTGCTTTTGCCACGGGCGGCGCGACGCGTCAGGATTCGGTCCGCGCCGGTTTGGAGGCGATGGCCGATGCATCGCCCGACAAGGTGTTGATCCATGACGCGGCGCGGCCCGATCTGCCCGTTGCGGTTATCGAACGCTTGCTCAGCGCCCTGGACACACATTCTGGTGCGATTCCCACGTTGCCGGTCGTCGATAGCCTCGCCATTGCCAGTCCAACGCAAACCATGGCGGGCAAGGCCGAGCGAGAAGCGTTGCGCCGGGTTCAAACCCCTCAAGCGTTTCGGTATCGCGATATTCTGGCGGCGCATCAGTTTTGGGCAGGGCCAACCAATGCAGGCGACGACGCGCAAGTACTGGTTGAAGCGGACAAAGGTTCAGATGCGGCACACGCCACATCCATCGCAGGTTCAGTTGCATTGGTGCAAGGCGATGAACGGCTAAAGAAAGTCACATTTGCAGAGGATTTGATGGAAGCAAACTCAATCCCCCAATTTCGCATCGGCCAAGGGTACGATGTTCACCGGTTGGTGGCGGGTGAGGAATTGTGGCTGTGTGGCATTCAATTGGACTATGACAAAGGTCTTGCCGGGCATTCCGACGCAGACGTCGCGCTGCACGCCATCACGGATGCGGTTTTGGGCGGTGTTGGCGATGGTGACATCGGAACGCATTTCCCGCCCAGCGATCCGCAATGGGCGGGTGCTCGCTCTGGTCAATTCCTTGAACACGCGGTGAAATTGGCGAGTGACGCCGGATATCGCGTCGGCAATATCGACCTAACGATCATCTGCGAAGCGCCCAAAATTGGACCGCACCGGCCGGCAATGCGGGCCGAAGTTGCCCGGCTTTCTGGGGTGCCAGAGAACGCCGTTAGCATTAAAGCAACCACCACTGAAAAGCTGGGATTTACGGGCCGCGGCGAAGGTATCGCTGCGCAGGCCATCGTGGGTCTTCTACGCAAGAGTTAA
- a CDS encoding TauD/TfdA family dioxygenase, translated as MALIIEPSGQACGALVKGCDLSGELDPAMLQHIRAAWLEHKVLAFVDSGMDDDALERFTAAMGGFGEDPFFDPIEGRENIASIVREADETSPLFAENWHSDWSFLPKPPSGTCLLAVDIPPVGGDTLFCNLTAAFAALPDARKAELRKIIGVHSARRGYAPEGLYGDDDDGRSMAIRPSEAARATQSHPLVKTHPETGDETLFCSVSYTIGIDGMTEADAMALIAELHVWSEQEQFIYRHRWEPGMLVMWDNRCVNHKATGGYEGHRRELHRTTIAA; from the coding sequence ATGGCATTAATCATCGAACCCAGCGGGCAAGCATGCGGCGCATTGGTGAAAGGTTGCGACCTATCGGGCGAACTTGATCCAGCCATGCTGCAGCACATCCGCGCAGCATGGCTTGAACACAAGGTTCTCGCATTTGTTGACTCTGGGATGGATGATGATGCGCTGGAACGGTTCACGGCGGCCATGGGTGGGTTTGGCGAAGACCCATTTTTTGACCCGATTGAAGGGCGCGAGAACATCGCATCCATTGTAAGAGAGGCCGACGAAACATCGCCTCTCTTCGCCGAAAATTGGCATTCGGATTGGAGCTTTCTGCCAAAGCCTCCATCGGGAACGTGTCTTTTGGCCGTCGACATCCCGCCCGTTGGCGGTGACACATTGTTCTGCAACCTAACGGCCGCGTTTGCGGCGTTGCCAGATGCTCGCAAAGCTGAGTTGAGGAAGATCATCGGCGTTCATTCCGCGCGCCGTGGCTATGCCCCCGAAGGGTTGTATGGCGACGATGACGATGGCCGTTCCATGGCAATCCGCCCAAGCGAGGCCGCCCGCGCAACGCAATCGCACCCACTTGTCAAAACTCATCCTGAAACGGGTGACGAAACGCTGTTCTGTTCGGTTAGCTACACCATTGGGATCGACGGCATGACCGAGGCCGACGCTATGGCTTTGATCGCGGAGTTGCATGTCTGGTCCGAACAAGAACAATTCATCTATCGCCATCGTTGGGAACCGGGGATGTTGGTGATGTGGGACAATCGTTGCGTCAATCACAAAGCGACCGGCGGATACGAAGGGCATCGCCGCGAACTGCACCGCACGACCATCGCGGCGTAA
- a CDS encoding NYN domain-containing protein yields the protein MADTVLKNIALLIDADNTTPDGIDPVLTVMAELGQVNIRRAYGNFAKANLKKWGDLTNKYGIRPQQQFDVSKGKNATDMAMTIDAIDLLNQGKVDGFGIMTSDSDFTPLVTRLRQDGIVVYGFGEAKTPQAFKSVCTRFIDIRQLIANSHADRSGDAAADEAIRADAVVDNDLLELITAAYSEAKRDEKGFAKLQQVGQIAGNRSSFDVRNYGFKSLSELFATLDNFVVERSTDNQVYVRRLR from the coding sequence ATGGCCGACACCGTCCTAAAGAATATCGCTTTGTTGATTGACGCGGACAACACCACACCGGACGGTATCGATCCGGTGCTGACCGTTATGGCGGAATTGGGTCAGGTGAACATCCGCCGCGCCTATGGGAATTTTGCCAAGGCAAATTTGAAGAAGTGGGGCGACCTCACAAACAAATACGGCATTCGCCCACAGCAACAATTCGACGTGTCAAAAGGCAAAAACGCCACCGACATGGCCATGACAATCGACGCCATCGACCTTTTGAATCAGGGTAAGGTTGATGGGTTTGGGATCATGACTTCCGACAGCGATTTCACGCCGCTTGTCACGCGGCTTAGGCAGGATGGGATCGTCGTCTATGGTTTTGGCGAGGCAAAGACGCCCCAAGCGTTCAAATCCGTCTGCACGAGATTTATCGACATTCGCCAATTGATCGCCAACAGTCACGCGGATCGTTCCGGCGATGCGGCCGCCGACGAAGCGATCCGGGCCGATGCGGTTGTCGACAACGATTTGTTGGAGTTAATCACGGCAGCGTATTCCGAAGCCAAACGAGACGAAAAAGGCTTCGCCAAACTCCAACAAGTGGGTCAGATCGCAGGCAATCGATCGAGCTTTGATGTACGCAATTATGGCTTCAAAAGCCTGTCAGAGTTGTTTGCAACGCTCGACAATTTTGTCGTGGAGCGCAGCACAGACAATCAGGTTTATGTAAGGCGATTGCGATGA
- a CDS encoding SRPBCC family protein: MVGIRETRRLPYSAEQMFDLVADVKRYNQFLPWVIATRVRSDSDSEMVADMVVGFKSLRESFTSRVAKTRPSEIAVHYIDGPLSDLDNVWTFRPIDDATCEIDFAVDFQFKNRVFQSLAGQYFDKAFRKMVEAFEKRAHELYGSNNSSAQIVA; the protein is encoded by the coding sequence ATGGTCGGCATTCGCGAAACCCGGCGGCTGCCTTATAGCGCGGAACAGATGTTTGATTTGGTGGCCGATGTTAAGCGCTACAACCAATTTCTGCCTTGGGTGATCGCGACGCGTGTTCGGTCCGACAGTGACAGCGAAATGGTCGCGGATATGGTTGTGGGTTTCAAATCACTTCGCGAAAGCTTCACATCGCGCGTCGCCAAAACGCGGCCGAGCGAAATCGCAGTGCACTACATTGATGGCCCTTTATCCGATTTGGACAATGTGTGGACCTTTCGCCCGATTGATGACGCCACATGCGAGATCGATTTTGCGGTCGATTTTCAATTCAAGAACCGCGTGTTTCAATCGCTTGCCGGGCAGTATTTCGACAAAGCCTTTCGCAAGATGGTGGAGGCGTTCGAAAAACGCGCCCACGAACTTTACGGCAGCAACAATTCCAGCGCGCAAATCGTCGCCTGA
- the lipA gene encoding lipoyl synthase: MNDLTNAPKATPKSGEGENRPPRQRKPDWIRVRAPVSQGYNETRKLMRELNLNTVCEEAACPNIGECWDKKHATVMILGDVCTRACAFCNVKTGMPRAVDPMEPENTAIAAAKMGLNHIVITSVDRDDLPDGGASQFVKVIKALRRNTPNTTIEILTPDFRGKMRPAIEAICEAGPDVFNHNLETVPRLYPTIRPGARYYASLRLLEEVKAHNPLIFTKSGIMLGLGEQRLEVHQVMDDMRCAEVDFITMGQYLQPTPKHAKVEEFVPPKGFDAYGSIARAKGFLQVASSPLTRSSYHAGDDFAVMKKAREEKLRKPDRLSIASDT, translated from the coding sequence ATGAACGATCTCACCAACGCTCCCAAAGCCACGCCAAAATCGGGCGAGGGCGAAAACCGCCCGCCGCGTCAGCGCAAGCCGGATTGGATCCGCGTTCGCGCGCCTGTTAGCCAAGGGTACAATGAGACGCGCAAATTGATGCGTGAACTTAACCTCAACACCGTGTGCGAAGAGGCCGCATGCCCGAATATTGGGGAATGTTGGGATAAGAAACACGCAACAGTCATGATCCTTGGCGATGTGTGCACGCGTGCCTGTGCGTTTTGCAATGTGAAAACGGGGATGCCGCGCGCGGTTGATCCGATGGAGCCAGAGAACACCGCGATTGCGGCGGCCAAAATGGGCCTCAACCATATTGTGATCACTAGCGTCGATCGCGACGATTTGCCCGATGGCGGCGCGTCACAATTCGTGAAGGTCATCAAAGCATTGCGGCGCAACACGCCCAACACGACGATCGAAATTCTGACCCCTGATTTCCGCGGGAAAATGCGGCCCGCGATCGAAGCGATCTGCGAAGCCGGTCCCGATGTCTTCAACCACAATTTGGAGACAGTCCCGCGCCTTTATCCAACAATCCGTCCGGGCGCGCGCTATTATGCGTCGCTGAGATTGTTGGAAGAGGTCAAGGCGCACAACCCGCTGATCTTTACCAAATCGGGCATTATGCTGGGTCTGGGTGAGCAGCGTTTGGAAGTGCACCAAGTCATGGATGACATGCGGTGTGCAGAGGTCGATTTCATCACGATGGGTCAATATCTTCAACCGACCCCCAAACATGCCAAAGTCGAAGAATTCGTGCCTCCCAAGGGGTTCGATGCCTATGGTTCGATCGCCCGGGCAAAAGGCTTTTTACAAGTCGCCTCCAGCCCGCTGACCCGGTCAAGCTATCACGCGGGCGATGACTTTGCTGTGATGAAGAAAGCGCGCGAAGAAAAACTGCGCAAGCCTGATCGTCTATCGATTGCGTCCGATACATAA
- a CDS encoding nicotinamide-nucleotide amidohydrolase family protein, with amino-acid sequence MTRYLLPDPISELAARVVAENIEAGRKVVTAESCTGGLVAGAITEIAGSSAVLDRGFVTYSNEAKMDALGVAQDIIETFGAVSIACVWAMAHGALERSNADVAVAVSGVAGPGGGTQLKPVGTVVFARVTRNSEGEPEGELKLFDGGDGPNGRAAIRHQATICALELLLP; translated from the coding sequence ATGACCAGATACCTCCTCCCCGATCCTATCTCTGAATTGGCGGCACGCGTTGTCGCCGAAAACATCGAAGCGGGTCGTAAAGTCGTCACAGCGGAAAGCTGCACCGGGGGGTTGGTCGCCGGTGCGATAACTGAGATTGCCGGATCGTCTGCGGTGCTGGATCGCGGTTTTGTGACATATTCCAACGAGGCGAAGATGGATGCGTTGGGCGTGGCCCAAGACATTATCGAAACGTTTGGCGCAGTGTCCATCGCCTGTGTTTGGGCCATGGCGCACGGCGCGTTGGAGCGATCAAACGCGGATGTCGCCGTTGCGGTTAGCGGCGTGGCCGGCCCCGGAGGCGGCACCCAATTGAAGCCGGTGGGCACCGTGGTGTTCGCGCGCGTTACGCGCAATTCCGAAGGGGAGCCGGAAGGCGAATTGAAATTGTTTGACGGCGGCGACGGACCCAATGGCCGCGCCGCAATCCGGCATCAGGCGACGATTTGCGCGCTGGAATTGTTGCTGCCGTAA
- a CDS encoding P-II family nitrogen regulator: MIETVTRKRIEILADKALVKRVTEAIDKAEITGWTIVPVTSGKGRDGQWRQESVMGTDKVFVLTIAAEDRAMALAEQLAPMLTNLGFIFNMWDVEVIRGERF; this comes from the coding sequence ATGATCGAAACCGTCACCCGCAAACGCATCGAAATCCTAGCTGATAAAGCGTTGGTCAAACGCGTCACTGAAGCGATCGACAAAGCCGAGATCACCGGATGGACCATTGTTCCTGTCACCAGCGGCAAAGGGCGCGACGGACAATGGCGCCAAGAAAGCGTTATGGGCACCGATAAAGTGTTTGTTTTGACGATAGCTGCGGAAGACAGAGCAATGGCGCTTGCCGAACAGCTAGCCCCTATGCTTACCAATCTCGGCTTTATCTTCAACATGTGGGACGTTGAAGTTATCCGGGGAGAGCGATTCTAA
- a CDS encoding lysoplasmalogenase family protein, which yields MKPALIKHRPWLLLSVIAAVAFYVLQNNPIGEIWLLLLKGAGVGFLAVYAWRRTTGMDGVILIVALALSALADAVLVINFQAGGALFAASHAFAIALYLRNRREHTEPSQRLLAIGLLIGVPIISYGLSGGQIEIAIYASVLAAMAAAAWTSRFPRYRVGMGAVLFVISDFLIFSRAGTVDLGVLPDLLIWPLYYIGQFMIATGVVQTLRGEHPVR from the coding sequence GTGAAACCAGCCCTGATCAAACACCGCCCATGGTTGCTTTTAAGCGTTATCGCCGCGGTGGCCTTCTATGTGTTGCAGAACAATCCAATCGGAGAGATTTGGTTGTTGTTGTTAAAAGGGGCCGGGGTCGGCTTTCTTGCAGTGTACGCTTGGCGTCGAACCACCGGCATGGATGGCGTGATCCTTATCGTCGCATTGGCCCTTTCCGCGTTGGCGGATGCGGTTCTGGTTATCAATTTTCAAGCCGGTGGCGCGTTGTTCGCGGCGTCCCATGCATTCGCAATCGCGCTCTATTTGCGCAATCGACGCGAACACACCGAACCCAGCCAACGTCTGCTGGCCATCGGGCTTTTGATTGGCGTGCCGATTATTTCATATGGATTGAGCGGTGGTCAGATTGAGATCGCTATCTATGCCAGCGTGCTTGCCGCGATGGCCGCCGCAGCGTGGACCAGCCGTTTCCCGCGATACCGGGTAGGGATGGGCGCGGTCTTGTTCGTGATCAGCGACTTTCTCATCTTCAGCAGGGCAGGGACCGTCGATCTTGGCGTTTTGCCCGACCTGTTGATCTGGCCGCTGTATTACATCGGACAATTCATGATCGCGACCGGCGTTGTTCAAACACTGCGCGGAGAACATCCCGTTCGCTGA
- a CDS encoding carbonic anhydrase produces the protein MPEFAELLKGYRRFREGTYPRQRERFEQTINEGQKPKFLIIGCSDSRVDPAQIFDVDPGEIFVVRNVAALVPPFETTPGFHGVSAAVEFAVQMLEVKQIMVMGHGRCGGCAAALSQSFNSKPMGEGGFIANWINLLSEAREPVAHQHGTSGREAELAMEFAAIQLSLSNLRSFPWIAEKEKAGTLKLRGAHFSIGEGMLYSLDEDKGEFFPED, from the coding sequence GTGCCAGAATTTGCCGAATTGCTTAAAGGGTATCGCCGTTTCCGCGAAGGCACTTATCCGCGCCAACGCGAACGATTTGAACAAACGATCAACGAAGGTCAGAAACCCAAATTCCTGATCATCGGTTGCAGCGACAGCCGCGTGGACCCGGCGCAAATCTTTGACGTGGATCCCGGCGAGATTTTCGTCGTGCGCAACGTCGCCGCTTTGGTCCCTCCCTTTGAGACAACCCCTGGCTTTCACGGGGTTTCTGCGGCCGTTGAATTCGCGGTCCAGATGTTGGAAGTGAAACAGATCATGGTCATGGGCCATGGGCGCTGCGGCGGCTGTGCAGCCGCGTTGAGCCAAAGTTTCAATTCCAAACCGATGGGCGAAGGCGGCTTCATCGCCAATTGGATCAATCTTTTGTCCGAGGCGCGCGAACCGGTCGCTCATCAACACGGCACATCTGGACGCGAAGCGGAATTGGCCATGGAATTCGCCGCCATCCAATTGAGCCTTTCAAATTTGCGCAGTTTCCCATGGATCGCTGAAAAAGAGAAAGCGGGTACGTTGAAGCTTCGCGGCGCACATTTCTCGATCGGCGAAGGAATGCTGTATTCACTCGATGAAGACAAAGGCGAATTTTTCCCCGAAGATTAA
- the gyrA gene encoding DNA gyrase subunit A has protein sequence MSDDSDILDPTPPAPEPASGGEYERIDIVDEMKTSYLDYAMSVIVSRALPDVRDGLKPVHRRILFASKLGNFVAGRPFVKSAKIVGDVMGDFHPHGDSAIYDALARLTQPWSMRVPLIDGQGNFGSMDPDPPASMRYTEARLARVADTLLDDLDKDTVDFVENYDGRKQEPSVLPARFPNLLVNGAGGIAVGMATNVPPHNLGEVLDGCLAFMENPAITSEELIEYIPGPDFPTAPLILGTSGAKSAYTTGRGSILMRCRHEIETRRGDRESIVFTSIPYQVGKAGLVEKIADAAKEKRIEGIADIRDESSRIGVRVVIDLKRDATAEVVLNQIWRHTPAQSSFPANMLAIRGGRPETLMLRDFIQAFIAFREEVITRRTKFELAKARDRAHILLGLVVAVSNLDEVVAIIRGAPNPATARERLLTKEWPIGDIAQYIRLVEAIEPSADQEGGTYRLSERQVKAILDLRLHRLTALGRDEIGDELAELASKIEEFLAILGDRVKLYAVMREELEEIRATYATPRMSEIAPAWDGLEDEDLIERDDMVVTVTLDGYIKRTPLSTFRAQNRGGKGRAGMSTKDEDAIAEMFVTSTHNPVLFFSTAGKVYRLKVWKLPEGGPATRGRPIVNLLPSLDEGETIRTVLPLPEDESEWGALSVVFATAKGNVRRNAMDAFTNIPSNGKFAMKFDEESADKLIGVALLSAGDDVLLASRMGKAIRFAGEDVREFTSRTSTGVRGMKFKEAGDEVVSLSILAGGSATPEERDAYLKVAPWKADENAPALSEDHAAMAQEEQFILTVCANGYGKVSSAYEYRRAGRGGMGITNIDNIARNGPVVASFPVERGQQLMLVTDQAKLIRMGLESLRIIGRNSAGVRLFDVGKKETIVSAVKIDETEEPENEAEEAIVEEMVERRGGGDTTSPDTTPQSDKDIGEAPPE, from the coding sequence TTGAGCGACGACAGCGACATTCTCGACCCCACTCCCCCCGCGCCTGAACCGGCGTCCGGCGGAGAGTACGAACGCATCGACATCGTCGATGAGATGAAGACGAGCTATCTCGATTACGCGATGAGCGTGATCGTCAGTCGCGCTCTTCCCGATGTGCGCGATGGCTTAAAACCGGTTCATCGCCGGATCTTGTTCGCAAGCAAGTTGGGCAATTTCGTCGCCGGTCGTCCTTTCGTGAAAAGCGCTAAGATTGTCGGCGACGTGATGGGCGATTTCCACCCCCACGGCGACAGCGCTATTTACGACGCTCTCGCTCGCTTGACGCAACCGTGGTCGATGCGCGTTCCCTTAATCGATGGTCAGGGTAACTTTGGCTCGATGGATCCCGATCCACCGGCGTCTATGCGTTACACAGAGGCGCGTTTGGCCCGTGTGGCGGACACGTTGTTGGATGATCTTGATAAAGACACCGTCGATTTTGTGGAAAACTATGACGGGCGCAAACAAGAGCCGTCCGTACTCCCGGCGCGTTTCCCCAATCTTTTGGTGAACGGCGCCGGCGGGATCGCCGTGGGCATGGCGACCAATGTACCGCCCCACAATTTGGGCGAAGTGTTGGATGGCTGCCTCGCCTTTATGGAAAACCCGGCGATCACATCCGAAGAATTGATCGAGTACATTCCGGGTCCAGATTTCCCGACAGCACCACTCATACTTGGCACTAGTGGCGCGAAGTCGGCCTACACGACCGGCCGTGGCTCTATCCTAATGCGGTGCCGCCACGAAATCGAAACGCGCCGTGGTGACCGCGAAAGCATCGTTTTCACATCGATTCCCTATCAAGTCGGCAAAGCCGGTTTGGTTGAGAAAATTGCAGATGCGGCCAAAGAGAAACGCATCGAGGGCATCGCGGATATCCGCGACGAAAGTTCTCGCATCGGTGTTCGTGTTGTTATTGATCTTAAGCGCGATGCAACCGCCGAAGTGGTCTTGAACCAGATTTGGCGTCACACACCGGCACAATCATCGTTCCCAGCAAATATGCTGGCGATCCGCGGCGGTCGTCCCGAAACGTTGATGCTGCGCGATTTCATTCAGGCGTTTATCGCATTCCGCGAAGAAGTGATCACGCGTCGCACCAAATTTGAATTGGCCAAAGCGCGCGACCGGGCTCACATTTTGCTCGGCTTGGTGGTGGCCGTTTCCAACCTTGATGAAGTGGTTGCGATCATTCGTGGCGCACCCAATCCGGCGACCGCACGCGAAAGATTGTTGACCAAAGAATGGCCGATTGGCGACATCGCGCAATACATTCGATTGGTCGAAGCGATTGAACCAAGCGCCGATCAAGAAGGCGGGACATATCGCCTTTCAGAGCGGCAGGTTAAAGCGATCCTCGATTTGCGGCTCCATCGCCTAACCGCGTTGGGTCGTGATGAAATCGGTGATGAGCTGGCCGAACTCGCCAGCAAGATCGAAGAATTCCTCGCCATTCTGGGTGACCGGGTGAAACTCTACGCCGTGATGCGCGAAGAACTTGAAGAGATTCGAGCCACTTACGCTACACCGCGTATGTCCGAAATCGCGCCCGCTTGGGACGGTTTGGAAGATGAGGACTTGATTGAGCGCGACGACATGGTCGTCACTGTAACGCTGGACGGCTATATCAAACGGACGCCGCTTTCCACGTTCCGCGCGCAAAATCGGGGCGGTAAAGGCCGGGCCGGCATGTCGACCAAAGATGAGGACGCCATTGCAGAAATGTTCGTCACATCGACGCACAATCCGGTCCTGTTCTTCTCCACCGCGGGCAAGGTCTACAGGCTCAAAGTGTGGAAGCTGCCCGAGGGTGGGCCGGCAACACGCGGTCGTCCGATCGTCAACCTATTGCCGTCTTTGGACGAAGGGGAGACCATTCGCACCGTTCTGCCTCTACCCGAAGACGAATCGGAATGGGGTGCGTTGTCGGTTGTGTTCGCCACTGCCAAAGGCAATGTGCGCCGCAACGCGATGGACGCCTTCACAAACATCCCATCAAACGGCAAATTCGCCATGAAGTTTGATGAAGAAAGCGCCGACAAATTGATCGGCGTTGCGTTGTTGTCCGCAGGCGATGACGTTCTCTTGGCGAGCCGGATGGGCAAAGCGATCCGTTTTGCAGGAGAAGATGTGCGCGAGTTCACCTCCCGCACCTCCACCGGTGTGCGCGGAATGAAATTCAAGGAAGCAGGCGACGAAGTTGTGTCGCTTTCCATCCTAGCCGGCGGATCTGCCACGCCAGAGGAACGCGACGCCTATCTCAAAGTTGCTCCTTGGAAGGCAGATGAGAATGCTCCGGCGCTCTCTGAAGATCACGCCGCCATGGCTCAGGAAGAGCAATTCATCCTGACTGTATGCGCCAATGGCTATGGCAAAGTATCCAGCGCCTATGAATACAGGCGAGCGGGTCGCGGCGGCATGGGGATCACCAATATCGACAACATCGCCCGCAATGGCCCGGTTGTCGCCAGCTTCCCTGTGGAACGCGGTCAGCAATTGATGCTGGTCACCGATCAGGCGAAACTCATCCGGATGGGTCTGGAATCTTTGCGGATTATCGGGCGCAATTCGGCCGGCGTTCGCCTGTTTGACGTTGGCAAGAAAGAAACCATCGTCAGCGCGGTCAAAATTGACGAGACCGAAGAGCCAGAAAACGAAGCCGAAGAGGCCATCGTCGAAGAAATGGTCGAACGGCGCGGCGGCGGCGATACAACGTCGCCCGATACAACGCCGCAATCGGACAAGGACATCGGAGAGGCGCCCCCTGAATGA